A single window of Meiothermus sp. DNA harbors:
- the aat gene encoding leucyl/phenylalanyl-tRNA--protein transferase: protein MDRKNLQAVLRMYAQGYFPLGMEEGIGWFDQRAYGTPYRALMPLDERFHVPRSLRRVLNAGRFEVHINRDFAGVLEGCATRGWSYRSETWINPAIAELYLGLHRYGFAHSFETWQGNVLAGGILGVALGAAFIGDSMFYRVPHASKVAMVRLVEYLRMRGFELFDVQVQNPHLARFGAVEVEPHQFQQKLLQAIAKPARFVD from the coding sequence GTGGACAGGAAGAATTTACAGGCCGTGCTCCGAATGTATGCCCAGGGGTATTTTCCCCTGGGGATGGAGGAGGGGATTGGCTGGTTCGACCAGCGGGCCTACGGTACGCCCTACCGGGCCCTGATGCCCCTGGACGAGCGTTTTCATGTGCCACGCAGCCTGCGGCGGGTGCTCAACGCCGGGCGCTTCGAAGTGCATATCAACCGGGATTTTGCCGGGGTACTCGAGGGTTGCGCGACCAGGGGCTGGAGCTACCGCAGCGAGACCTGGATCAACCCTGCGATTGCCGAGCTTTACCTGGGCCTGCACCGCTACGGCTTTGCTCATAGCTTTGAAACCTGGCAGGGGAACGTGCTGGCCGGAGGAATTCTGGGTGTGGCGCTGGGGGCGGCTTTTATCGGCGACAGCATGTTTTACCGTGTACCCCATGCCTCCAAGGTGGCAATGGTGCGGCTGGTGGAGTACCTGCGGATGAGGGGCTTTGAGCTATTCGATGTGCAGGTGCAAAACCCCCACCTGGCCCGCTTTGGCGCGGTGGAGGTAGAACCGCATCAGTTCCAGCAAAAACTGCTTCAGGCCATTGCGAAGCCCGCCCGGTTTGTGGACTGA
- a CDS encoding DUF1028 domain-containing protein, giving the protein MNVNLPIHTFSLVARDPETGDLGIAVASKFLAVGFVVPWAKAGVGAVATQSYVNPRFGPTGLALMEAGAGPEDILAVFARNDPDLAKRQFGYVLASGESLSYTGPECHGWAGGRWGPGYAAQGNLLVGPEVVEALEHTFLSRTDLTFPERLLEALLQADRAGGDKRGRQSAALLVVGEGKGYGGMERWIDLRVDDHPDPVLELQRLLGIHRLLFGAGEPARPLSPEEILWLQTLLTRQGHYTGPISGAWDEATEQAFTTLIGMENLEERYQGGPALDEVALRYLKEKFA; this is encoded by the coding sequence ATGAACGTGAACTTGCCCATCCACACTTTTTCGCTGGTGGCCCGCGACCCGGAAACCGGCGACCTGGGGATTGCTGTGGCCAGTAAGTTCCTGGCGGTGGGTTTTGTGGTGCCCTGGGCCAAGGCTGGGGTGGGCGCGGTGGCTACGCAGTCTTATGTGAACCCCCGTTTTGGCCCCACAGGGCTGGCCCTGATGGAAGCGGGGGCCGGCCCGGAGGACATTTTGGCGGTGTTTGCCCGCAACGACCCCGACCTGGCCAAGCGGCAGTTTGGCTACGTGCTGGCCAGCGGCGAGAGCCTCTCCTACACCGGGCCCGAATGCCACGGCTGGGCCGGAGGCCGGTGGGGGCCGGGCTATGCCGCCCAGGGCAACCTGCTGGTAGGCCCCGAGGTGGTGGAGGCCCTCGAGCACACTTTCCTGAGCCGTACCGACCTAACTTTCCCCGAGCGGCTTCTGGAAGCCCTGCTGCAAGCCGACCGGGCCGGGGGCGACAAGCGTGGGCGGCAGTCGGCGGCCTTGCTGGTGGTGGGGGAGGGCAAGGGCTACGGCGGGATGGAGCGCTGGATTGATCTGCGGGTAGACGACCATCCCGACCCGGTGCTGGAGTTACAGCGTCTGTTGGGCATCCACCGGCTGCTCTTTGGGGCTGGCGAGCCGGCCCGTCCCCTGAGCCCTGAAGAAATCCTCTGGCTTCAGACCCTGCTAACGCGCCAGGGACACTATACCGGCCCCATCAGCGGTGCGTGGGACGAGGCGACCGAGCAGGCCTTTACAACGCTCATCGGCATGGAAAACCTGGAAGAACGCTACCAGGGAGGCCCCGCGCTGGACGAGGTCGCGCTACGCTACTTGAAGGAGAAGTTTGCATGA
- a CDS encoding NUDIX hydrolase: MKTPVLGAGGVLFDPEGKVLLIRDRQGYWCFPKGHLDEGERLEQAALREVEEETGIQGRVKQALSVTRYQNNKGIPREIHWFLMEGQGSLRLEKGLQGAGFFDPAEARRLLAFPEDVRLLDEALRHIQGRNFDID; this comes from the coding sequence ATGAAGACGCCGGTACTAGGGGCGGGTGGGGTGCTTTTTGACCCCGAGGGAAAGGTCTTGCTGATTCGGGATCGGCAGGGTTACTGGTGTTTTCCCAAAGGGCATCTGGACGAAGGGGAGCGTCTCGAGCAGGCTGCGCTTCGGGAAGTCGAGGAAGAAACCGGCATCCAGGGCAGGGTCAAGCAGGCGCTTTCGGTGACCCGCTACCAAAACAACAAAGGTATCCCTCGAGAAATTCACTGGTTTTTGATGGAGGGGCAGGGAAGCCTGCGCCTGGAAAAAGGGCTACAGGGGGCCGGTTTTTTTGATCCCGCCGAGGCTAGAAGGTTGCTGGCCTTTCCCGAGGATGTGCGCTTGCTGGACGAAGCCCTGCGCCATATTCAGGGACGCAATTTCGACATAGACTGA
- a CDS encoding gamma carbonic anhydrase family protein: protein MAVYRLDDHVPQIHPSAFIAPNALIVGQAEIGENASVWFGAVVRSDTEKVIIGAGSNVQDGAILHADPGDPCILGQNVTVGHRAVVHGALVEDGALIGIGAVVLNQARVGKGAMVGAGAVVPPGMEIPAGMLAIGIPAKVRGPVEPTQNAERYIELSRHYLAHLAPITPIGRYQITLRGQDALNPFSDLHLQLKRGEPEALLALKAIVEGRTGDAKPEVLHELVREGLIRPI from the coding sequence ATGGCTGTTTACCGGCTGGACGATCACGTACCCCAGATTCACCCCAGCGCCTTTATTGCACCCAATGCGCTCATAGTGGGACAGGCCGAAATTGGCGAGAACGCCTCGGTCTGGTTTGGCGCGGTGGTGCGCTCGGACACCGAGAAAGTGATTATCGGTGCGGGCAGCAATGTGCAAGACGGTGCGATTTTGCATGCCGACCCGGGCGACCCCTGCATTTTGGGCCAAAACGTGACCGTGGGGCACCGGGCCGTGGTGCACGGGGCTTTGGTGGAAGATGGTGCGCTGATCGGCATTGGCGCGGTGGTGCTCAACCAGGCCCGGGTGGGCAAAGGAGCCATGGTGGGGGCCGGGGCGGTGGTGCCGCCGGGCATGGAAATACCGGCGGGTATGCTGGCCATCGGTATCCCGGCCAAGGTGCGGGGGCCGGTCGAGCCCACCCAGAACGCCGAGCGCTACATAGAGCTCTCCCGCCATTACCTGGCCCACTTAGCCCCCATTACCCCCATTGGGCGCTACCAGATCACCCTGCGCGGGCAGGATGCCCTGAACCCCTTTAGCGACCTGCATTTGCAGCTCAAGCGGGGCGAGCCGGAGGCGCTTCTGGCCCTCAAGGCCATTGTGGAAGGGCGAACCGGTGATGCCAAACCCGAGGTATTGCACGAGCTGGTGCGCGAGGGCCTGATTCGGCCGATTTGA